In Halovivax gelatinilyticus, the following are encoded in one genomic region:
- a CDS encoding shikimate dehydrogenase — protein sequence MDVYGLVGNPVGHSLSPPMHEAAYEALGIDARYVTFEPDPAAFEAAVRGADALGVCGLNVTIPFKEDALAVVEPDELARRIGAVNTIDFTGERPTGHNTDAVGAVRALREHGFDGESLDGTTAVVVGAGGAGRAVAFGLADAGASVRIANRTAARAEALADSVPGATGYGLSELPALLSDAQILVNATSVGMDEDETVVDARGLHDGLVVMDAVYTPLSTRLLRDAAAAGARTVDGAWMLLYQGVAAFERWTGKRAPVDAMNDALRTRV from the coding sequence ATGGACGTCTACGGACTCGTGGGCAACCCCGTCGGACACTCGCTGTCGCCGCCGATGCACGAGGCGGCCTACGAGGCGCTCGGTATCGACGCTCGGTACGTCACCTTCGAGCCCGACCCGGCCGCGTTCGAGGCGGCGGTCCGAGGAGCCGACGCGCTCGGCGTGTGCGGGCTGAACGTGACGATTCCGTTCAAGGAGGACGCGCTCGCCGTCGTCGAACCGGACGAGCTGGCGCGGCGCATCGGCGCGGTGAACACGATCGACTTTACGGGCGAGCGACCGACGGGACACAACACCGACGCCGTCGGAGCCGTTCGCGCGCTTCGAGAACACGGATTCGACGGCGAGTCGCTCGACGGAACGACGGCCGTCGTCGTCGGGGCCGGTGGCGCCGGGCGGGCGGTCGCGTTCGGCCTGGCCGACGCGGGCGCCTCGGTCCGGATCGCGAACCGAACGGCGGCGCGGGCCGAAGCGCTCGCCGATAGCGTTCCCGGCGCGACCGGATACGGCCTCTCGGAGCTCCCAGCGCTGCTCTCCGACGCGCAGATCCTCGTCAACGCGACGAGCGTCGGAATGGACGAAGACGAGACCGTCGTCGACGCTCGCGGCCTCCACGACGGACTGGTCGTGATGGACGCCGTCTACACCCCGCTTTCGACGCGGCTGCTCCGCGATGCGGCGGCGGCCGGCGCCCGGACCGTCGACGGTGCCTGGATGTTACTCTACCAGGGTGTGGCGGCCTTCGAGCGATGGACCGGGAAGCGAGCACCCGTCGACGCGATGAACGACGCGCTTCGAACGCGGGTGTGA